Proteins encoded together in one Pantoea sp. CCBC3-3-1 window:
- the crr gene encoding PTS glucose transporter subunit IIA, with product MGLFSKLFGDKSDTASGAIEIVAPLSGEIVNIEDVPDVVFAEKIVGDGIAIKPTGNKMVAPVDGTIGKIFETNHAFSIESDNGIELFVHFGIDTVELKGEGFKRIAEEGQKVKKGDVVIEFDLPLLEEKAKSTLTPVVISNMDEIKELVKLTGSVTVGETPVIRIRK from the coding sequence ATGGGTTTGTTTTCAAAACTTTTTGGCGATAAGTCAGATACCGCATCTGGAGCCATTGAGATCGTAGCGCCGCTGTCTGGCGAAATCGTCAATATCGAAGACGTTCCAGACGTGGTGTTCGCAGAGAAAATTGTTGGCGACGGTATCGCTATTAAACCTACTGGCAATAAAATGGTAGCGCCGGTTGACGGCACCATCGGAAAGATTTTCGAAACCAATCATGCGTTCTCTATCGAATCAGACAACGGCATTGAGCTGTTTGTCCACTTCGGTATTGATACGGTTGAACTGAAAGGCGAAGGTTTTAAACGTATCGCTGAAGAAGGCCAGAAAGTGAAGAAAGGCGACGTCGTTATTGAGTTCGACCTGCCGCTGCTGGAAGAAAAAGCGAAATCCACGTTAACGCCGGTCGTTATCTCTAATATGGATGAGATTAAAGAGCTGGTTAAACTGACTGGTAGCGTAACCGTGGGCGAAACCCCGGTGATCCGCATCAGGAAGTAA
- a CDS encoding GntR family transcriptional regulator, translating to MRKAVPGKQQEVQRIVEALSSAIAQHRLKPGMRLVEAQIVEVLNANRNHVQAALQRMVLQHIVTIEPHRGAMVARPEAREAVEVFIARRAIESAVIDNITPAKMAAHQQELAQQQQAEKEAIAHNERLEIVHQLSRFHLLLAKISGNQVLNEILANLLVRSSLIVALYQSNENHACQCLEHGKIVAALQSGDGASAQMAMKEHLDILEQQLDLNDATPDPVNLREALAVGH from the coding sequence ATGAGGAAGGCTGTTCCGGGTAAGCAGCAGGAAGTGCAGCGTATCGTTGAAGCTTTATCGAGCGCTATCGCCCAGCACAGACTGAAGCCGGGAATGCGACTGGTCGAAGCGCAAATCGTCGAGGTGCTGAACGCCAACCGTAATCATGTGCAGGCGGCGTTACAGCGTATGGTATTGCAGCATATTGTCACCATTGAGCCTCACCGTGGAGCGATGGTTGCACGTCCTGAAGCGCGTGAGGCCGTGGAAGTGTTTATCGCCCGCCGCGCGATTGAAAGCGCGGTAATCGACAACATCACCCCGGCAAAAATGGCTGCTCATCAGCAAGAACTGGCGCAACAGCAGCAGGCGGAAAAAGAGGCGATAGCGCACAACGAGCGTCTTGAAATCGTCCATCAGCTTTCCCGCTTTCATTTGCTGTTGGCAAAAATCAGCGGTAATCAGGTACTCAATGAAATCCTCGCTAATTTGCTGGTACGCAGCTCGCTGATTGTGGCGCTGTATCAAAGCAACGAAAATCACGCCTGTCAGTGCCTTGAGCATGGCAAAATCGTTGCTGCCTTGCAGAGCGGCGACGGTGCCAGCGCGCAGATGGCGATGAAAGAACATCTGGATATTCTTGAACAGCAGCTCGATCTGAATGACGCCACGCCCGATCCGGTAAACCTGCGCGAAGCGTTAGCTGTCGGCCATTGA
- a CDS encoding ATP-binding protein: protein MKAGIRGLLFWKILLGFWLTFVIMSQLLWLSFSLYDKKHEPPENLAARRIVNLQMTSAVSVLQRGGMDALNDMMADWSDNDRRFFSVQLMSKAPQELPRGDLNRDLRPGDFPKEVIEWVTGADGQQYQLRYNVQGLREDSDITGHHRNFLNIPEPMLFMAGGGGLLFSLFLAWNLTRPMRQLRAGFERVSKGDLSVRLFPKMRRRHDELSTVAQDFDAMVERLSVLVKAREELLHDVSHELRSPLARLQLATGLARQTPESVGQSLDRIDEEARRLDKMIGELLTLSRTEHQSVPEEQYFDLLGLLEAVANDARYEAQIPGVEILLYADRNSDYTVKGDAKLIRSAVENVVRNALRFSMQGQQVKINLRQNNDWLTITVSDQGPGVDADKLSSIFDPFVRVNSPLSGKGYGLGLSIVRKVLLAHQGEVSAVNGKDGGLELTLKLPHWLV, encoded by the coding sequence ATGAAAGCAGGCATTCGCGGGCTGCTTTTCTGGAAAATTCTGCTGGGCTTCTGGCTGACCTTTGTGATTATGAGCCAGCTACTGTGGCTGAGCTTCAGCCTGTACGATAAAAAACACGAGCCTCCGGAAAATCTGGCGGCGCGTCGCATCGTTAACCTGCAAATGACGTCAGCGGTATCCGTGCTTCAGCGTGGCGGAATGGATGCGCTGAACGATATGATGGCGGACTGGTCGGACAACGACCGTCGGTTCTTCTCCGTACAGCTTATGTCTAAAGCACCGCAGGAACTGCCGCGTGGCGATCTTAACCGTGATTTACGCCCCGGTGATTTCCCCAAAGAGGTGATTGAGTGGGTGACGGGTGCAGACGGGCAGCAGTATCAGCTGCGCTATAACGTGCAGGGCTTACGGGAAGATAGCGACATAACCGGCCATCATCGTAATTTCCTGAATATCCCGGAACCGATGCTGTTTATGGCCGGTGGCGGCGGGTTACTGTTTAGCCTCTTTCTGGCCTGGAATCTGACGAGGCCGATGCGTCAGCTGCGTGCCGGCTTTGAACGCGTCTCAAAAGGCGATCTTTCGGTGCGTTTGTTTCCGAAAATGCGTCGCCGTCATGATGAGCTGTCTACGGTGGCACAGGATTTTGATGCCATGGTGGAACGTCTTTCCGTACTGGTAAAAGCCAGGGAAGAGCTGCTGCACGATGTTTCTCATGAATTGCGCTCGCCGCTGGCACGGTTACAGCTGGCTACCGGCCTGGCACGTCAAACGCCGGAATCCGTCGGGCAGTCTTTAGATCGTATTGACGAAGAAGCCCGTCGGCTGGACAAAATGATCGGTGAGCTGCTGACCTTGTCGCGCACTGAGCATCAGAGCGTGCCTGAGGAGCAGTATTTCGATCTGCTTGGTTTGTTGGAAGCGGTCGCGAATGATGCGCGTTACGAAGCGCAGATACCGGGCGTGGAAATTCTGCTCTACGCCGATCGGAACAGCGATTATACGGTGAAAGGCGATGCCAAGCTGATCCGTTCCGCTGTGGAAAACGTCGTGCGCAATGCACTACGGTTTTCGATGCAGGGCCAGCAGGTCAAAATCAATCTTCGTCAGAATAATGACTGGCTGACCATTACGGTTAGCGATCAGGGGCCTGGCGTCGATGCCGACAAGCTTTCCAGTATTTTCGATCCTTTTGTCCGGGTCAATTCGCCGCTTTCCGGTAAGGGGTACGGGCTGGGACTGTCTATTGTCCGTAAAGTCCTGTTAGCGCATCAGGGTGAAGTCAGTGCGGTAAACGGTAAGGATGGCGGACTTGAGCTAACTCTCAAACTTCCACATTGGCTAGTTTAA
- a CDS encoding response regulator transcription factor has product MKILLVDDDLELGTMLSQYLIAEGFDATLVLSGKAGIEGAMSGEYSAMILDIMLPDMSGIDVLRQVRQLCRLPVIMLTAKGDNIDRVIGLEMGADDYVPKPCYPRELVARLRAVLRRVEEQPIVVENKEVASWGELTLNPATRISEWQKKPFDLTASEFNLLDLLLRSPDRVVSKDELSEKGLGRPREAYDRSVDVHISNIRQKLSALTNDTVTIETVRSIGYRIR; this is encoded by the coding sequence ATGAAAATTTTACTGGTGGATGACGATCTTGAACTGGGTACGATGCTCAGCCAGTATCTGATTGCCGAAGGATTTGATGCCACGCTGGTACTAAGCGGCAAGGCAGGAATTGAAGGCGCAATGTCAGGTGAATACAGCGCAATGATTTTGGATATTATGCTGCCGGACATGAGCGGGATTGATGTATTGCGTCAGGTTCGGCAGCTTTGCCGACTTCCGGTCATTATGCTGACGGCGAAAGGCGATAACATCGATCGGGTGATTGGACTGGAAATGGGGGCGGATGATTACGTGCCCAAGCCTTGTTATCCGCGTGAGCTGGTTGCACGTTTGCGTGCCGTCCTGCGTCGCGTGGAAGAGCAGCCGATAGTGGTTGAAAACAAAGAAGTGGCAAGCTGGGGCGAGCTAACGCTCAATCCCGCCACGCGCATCAGTGAATGGCAAAAGAAGCCGTTTGATTTGACCGCCTCAGAATTTAATCTGCTGGATCTGCTGCTGCGTTCACCCGATCGGGTTGTCTCAAAAGATGAGCTGTCTGAAAAAGGGCTGGGCCGTCCTCGCGAAGCTTACGATCGCAGCGTCGATGTGCATATCAGCAATATCCGTCAGAAGCTGTCAGCGTTGACCAATGACACTGTCACCATCGAAACCGTTCGCAGCATTGGCTATCGTATCCGATGA
- the cysM gene encoding cysteine synthase CysM, which translates to MTSLEKTIGNTPLIKLQRLTPEGSEIWLKLEGNNPGGSVKDRAALSMIHMAELRGELHPGDVLIEATSGNTGIALAMIAAMKGYRLKLLMPENMSIERQAAMRAYGADLMLVSREVGMEGARDLALEMAARGEGKVLDQFNNVDNPLGHYTTTGPEIWQQSAGRLTHFVSSMGTTGTITGVGRYLKEQNQSVQIIGLQPAEGSSIPGIRRWPQAYLPGIYRPELVDRVLDMAQSEAEETMRLLARREGVFCGVSSGGAVAGALRIAREQPGSIIVAIICDRGDRYLSTGVYQ; encoded by the coding sequence GTGACTAGCCTGGAAAAAACTATCGGCAATACGCCACTGATTAAGCTTCAGCGCCTGACGCCAGAAGGCAGCGAAATCTGGCTGAAGCTTGAAGGGAACAACCCTGGCGGATCGGTAAAGGATCGTGCCGCATTGTCGATGATCCATATGGCTGAGCTGCGCGGCGAACTGCATCCTGGTGACGTCCTGATCGAAGCAACCAGCGGTAATACCGGCATCGCGCTGGCCATGATCGCCGCAATGAAAGGCTATCGGCTTAAGCTACTGATGCCGGAAAACATGAGCATTGAACGACAGGCTGCGATGCGGGCTTACGGTGCCGATCTGATGCTGGTAAGTCGTGAAGTGGGCATGGAAGGCGCACGTGACCTCGCTCTGGAAATGGCGGCGCGCGGCGAAGGTAAAGTGCTCGATCAGTTTAATAACGTTGATAATCCGTTGGGGCACTACACCACGACCGGCCCTGAAATCTGGCAGCAATCTGCCGGACGGCTCACGCATTTCGTCTCCAGTATGGGCACTACCGGCACCATTACCGGCGTAGGACGCTATCTGAAAGAGCAGAACCAGAGCGTGCAAATTATCGGCCTGCAACCAGCAGAAGGCAGCAGTATTCCGGGCATTCGCCGCTGGCCACAGGCCTATCTGCCGGGCATTTATCGGCCGGAACTGGTCGATCGCGTGCTGGATATGGCCCAGTCTGAAGCCGAAGAGACAATGCGCTTGCTCGCCCGGCGTGAAGGTGTTTTCTGCGGCGTTAGCTCAGGCGGAGCCGTAGCAGGCGCGTTGCGCATCGCGCGTGAGCAGCCTGGCAGCATTATCGTGGCCATAATCTGCGACCGTGGCGATCGGTATCTTTCAACGGGCGTCTACCAGTAA
- the cysA gene encoding sulfate/thiosulfate ABC transporter ATP-binding protein CysA: protein MSIEISKINKSFGRTKVLNDISLDIPSGQMVALLGPSGSGKTTLLRIIAGLESQNSGRLSFHGNDVTSLHARDRRVGFVFQHYALFRHMTVFDNIAFGLTVLPRRERPSAAAIKEKVTQLLEMVQLGHLANRYPAQLSGGQKQRVALARALAVEPQILLLDEPFGALDAQVRKELRRWLRQLHEELKFTSVFVTHDQEEAMEVADRVVVMSQGNIEQVGTPDEVWRDPATRFVLEFLGEVNRFDAEVNGSQFHVGAHHWPLGYTPAHQGTVELFLRPWEIDVSRQSSLETPLPVQVLEVSPRGHYWQLVVQPSGWGQTHEPVTVVVEGDQTAPIRGERLFVGLQQARLYKGETPLRQVAFAQSA, encoded by the coding sequence ATGAGCATTGAAATCAGTAAAATTAACAAATCCTTTGGCCGGACTAAGGTGCTGAACGATATTTCACTGGATATCCCTTCCGGTCAGATGGTTGCGCTGCTTGGGCCGTCAGGTTCCGGGAAAACCACGCTGCTGCGGATCATCGCCGGTCTGGAAAGCCAGAACAGCGGCCGTCTCAGCTTCCATGGTAATGATGTGACCTCGCTGCATGCGCGCGATCGTCGCGTCGGCTTTGTTTTCCAGCACTATGCGCTGTTCCGCCACATGACCGTGTTCGACAACATTGCCTTTGGTCTGACGGTGTTACCGCGTCGCGAGCGTCCTTCTGCCGCCGCGATTAAAGAAAAAGTGACCCAACTGCTGGAGATGGTGCAGCTGGGTCATCTCGCTAACCGCTATCCGGCACAGCTGTCGGGCGGCCAGAAACAGCGTGTCGCTTTAGCGCGTGCACTGGCGGTAGAGCCGCAAATCCTGCTGCTGGATGAGCCTTTCGGTGCGCTGGATGCGCAGGTGCGTAAAGAGCTGCGCCGCTGGCTGCGTCAGCTGCATGAAGAATTGAAATTCACCAGCGTCTTCGTTACCCACGATCAGGAAGAGGCGATGGAAGTGGCAGACCGCGTGGTGGTCATGAGCCAGGGCAATATTGAACAGGTGGGAACGCCTGATGAAGTCTGGCGCGATCCGGCTACCCGCTTCGTGCTGGAATTCCTCGGCGAGGTGAACCGCTTCGACGCCGAAGTCAATGGTTCGCAGTTCCACGTTGGCGCGCATCACTGGCCGCTCGGCTACACGCCAGCGCATCAGGGCACGGTCGAACTGTTCCTGCGTCCGTGGGAGATTGACGTCAGTCGCCAGAGCAGTCTGGAAACGCCGCTGCCGGTACAGGTGCTGGAAGTCAGTCCTCGTGGACATTACTGGCAGCTGGTGGTGCAGCCTTCCGGCTGGGGCCAGACTCATGAACCCGTTACCGTGGTGGTGGAAGGCGACCAGACCGCGCCGATTCGCGGCGAGCGTCTGTTTGTGGGCTTGCAGCAGGCCCGACTCTATAAAGGCGAAACTCCGCTGCGGCAGGTTGCCTTTGCACAAAGCGCCTGA
- the cysW gene encoding sulfate/thiosulfate ABC transporter permease CysW, producing MADVTEFNGVGRSRTNWSKWLLIATGMIISLGLLVVPLIAIFASAFSEGLMATFSNLQDSDMLHSIWLTVLMALITVPVNLVFGTLLAWLVTRFTFPGRQLLLTLFDIPFAVSPVVAGLMYLLFWGINGPAGSWLDAHNIQLMFSWPGMAMVTIFVTCPFVVRELVPVMLSQGSNEDEAAVLLGASGWKMFWRVTLPNIRWALLYGLVLTNARAIGEFGAVSVVSGSIRGETYTLPLQVELLHQDYNTVGAFTAAGLLTLIAIVTLFLKSALQWRLERQDKRLEEGNHEH from the coding sequence ATGGCTGATGTGACTGAATTTAACGGAGTAGGGCGCAGCCGCACCAACTGGAGTAAATGGCTGCTTATCGCCACCGGAATGATTATCTCCCTTGGCCTGTTGGTGGTGCCGCTGATTGCTATTTTTGCCAGCGCTTTCTCCGAAGGCCTGATGGCAACGTTCAGCAACTTGCAGGACAGCGACATGCTGCACTCAATTTGGCTGACGGTGCTGATGGCGCTGATTACCGTGCCGGTGAACCTTGTGTTCGGCACGCTGCTGGCCTGGCTGGTAACACGCTTTACCTTTCCTGGCCGTCAGCTGTTATTGACGCTGTTTGATATTCCTTTTGCCGTGTCGCCGGTGGTAGCAGGGCTGATGTATTTGCTGTTCTGGGGCATCAACGGTCCGGCAGGCAGCTGGCTGGATGCGCATAACATTCAGCTGATGTTCTCCTGGCCGGGCATGGCGATGGTCACTATCTTCGTTACCTGTCCGTTTGTCGTACGCGAACTGGTGCCGGTGATGCTGAGCCAGGGCAGCAATGAAGATGAAGCGGCCGTGCTGCTGGGTGCGTCCGGCTGGAAAATGTTCTGGCGCGTGACATTGCCGAACATTCGCTGGGCGCTGCTGTATGGGTTGGTGCTAACCAACGCCCGTGCAATAGGCGAATTTGGTGCGGTCTCGGTGGTTTCGGGATCGATACGCGGCGAAACCTATACGCTGCCATTACAGGTTGAGTTACTGCATCAGGACTATAACACCGTGGGCGCTTTTACCGCTGCCGGACTGTTGACCCTGATCGCGATAGTTACACTGTTTCTGAAAAGCGCGCTGCAATGGCGACTAGAACGCCAGGACAAGCGTCTTGAGGAGGGGAATCATGAGCATTGA
- the cysT gene encoding sulfate/thiosulfate ABC transporter permease CysT: MFATKSKRVLPGFGISLGSSLFFTCLILLLPISALLMQLSQMTLAQYWEVVTNPQVMAAYKVTLISAGVASLFNAFFGMLMAWILTRYRFPGRALLDGLMDLPFALPTAVAGLTLAGLFSVNGWYGQWLAQFDIKVSYTWLGIAVAMAFTSIPFVVRTVQPVLEELGPEYEEAAETLGATPFQSFRRVVLPEVGPALLAGTALSFTRSLGEFGAVIFIAGNIAWKTEVTSLMIFVRLQEFDYPAASAIASVILAASLLLLFAINTLQSRFGRRLGGQ, encoded by the coding sequence ATGTTTGCCACTAAAAGTAAGCGCGTGCTGCCTGGTTTTGGCATCAGCCTCGGCAGTAGCCTGTTTTTCACCTGCCTGATTTTATTACTGCCAATCAGCGCGCTGCTGATGCAGCTTTCCCAGATGACACTGGCACAGTATTGGGAAGTGGTTACTAACCCTCAGGTCATGGCCGCGTATAAAGTGACGCTGATTTCTGCGGGCGTCGCGTCACTTTTCAACGCCTTTTTCGGCATGCTAATGGCGTGGATATTAACGCGCTATCGTTTTCCGGGACGTGCGCTGCTGGATGGCCTGATGGACCTGCCTTTTGCCTTGCCGACCGCCGTGGCAGGGCTGACGCTGGCCGGGCTGTTTTCGGTAAACGGCTGGTACGGGCAGTGGCTGGCGCAGTTTGATATCAAGGTTTCTTACACCTGGCTGGGGATTGCCGTGGCGATGGCCTTCACCAGCATCCCGTTTGTGGTACGGACGGTACAGCCGGTGCTGGAAGAGTTGGGGCCGGAATATGAAGAGGCCGCTGAAACCTTAGGCGCGACGCCGTTTCAGAGCTTCCGTCGCGTGGTGCTGCCTGAAGTTGGCCCGGCTCTGCTGGCGGGAACGGCACTCTCTTTCACCCGCAGCCTCGGCGAATTCGGCGCGGTGATTTTTATCGCCGGTAACATCGCGTGGAAAACGGAAGTGACCTCGCTGATGATATTTGTCCGTTTGCAGGAGTTTGACTACCCAGCCGCCAGCGCAATTGCCTCGGTGATTCTGGCCGCTTCGCTGCTGCTGCTGTTTGCGATTAATACCTTACAGAGCCGCTTTGGCCGTCGTCTTGGAGGTCAATAA
- a CDS encoding sulfate ABC transporter substrate-binding protein — MTTLKKRFSGAVFLLLAGSAQATELLNSSYDVSRELFVALNAPFEQQWAEQNQGDKLTIKQSHAGSSKQALAILQGLKADVVTYNQFTDVQILHDRGNLIPADWQKRLPNNSSPFYSTMAFLVRKGNPKHIHDWQDLVKSDVKLVFPNPKTSGNGRYTYLAAWGAANKADENDPAKTERFMQRFLQNVEVFDTGGRGATTTFAERGLGDVLISFESEVNTIGNQYARQGFEVIVPETNILAEFPVAWIDKNVAANQTEKAAKAYLNYLYSPEAQKIITHYYYRVNNPELMAQQKDRFPTVNLFRVEETFGGWDRVMKTQFASGGELDKLLAAGRK, encoded by the coding sequence ATGACCACATTGAAAAAACGCTTCAGCGGTGCCGTTTTCCTGCTGTTGGCCGGGTCAGCCCAGGCAACAGAGCTGTTAAACAGCTCCTATGACGTTTCCCGTGAACTGTTCGTTGCCCTGAATGCACCTTTTGAGCAGCAGTGGGCAGAGCAAAATCAGGGCGATAAATTGACGATAAAGCAGTCGCATGCCGGGTCGTCAAAGCAGGCGCTGGCGATTTTGCAGGGTTTGAAGGCGGATGTTGTCACCTATAACCAGTTTACCGATGTCCAGATACTGCACGATCGCGGCAACCTGATCCCGGCCGACTGGCAAAAACGTCTGCCAAATAACAGTTCGCCGTTTTATTCGACCATGGCCTTTCTGGTTCGCAAGGGGAATCCGAAGCACATTCACGACTGGCAGGATTTGGTCAAAAGCGATGTAAAGCTGGTTTTCCCTAACCCAAAAACCTCCGGTAACGGACGTTATACTTATCTGGCGGCCTGGGGAGCGGCGAACAAAGCTGATGAAAACGACCCGGCTAAAACAGAACGTTTTATGCAGCGTTTTTTGCAGAATGTGGAAGTGTTTGATACCGGCGGTCGCGGTGCAACGACAACGTTTGCTGAACGTGGACTGGGCGATGTGTTAATCAGTTTTGAATCTGAAGTTAACACCATCGGTAACCAGTACGCACGGCAGGGTTTTGAGGTCATTGTGCCCGAAACCAATATCCTGGCTGAATTCCCGGTCGCCTGGATCGACAAAAACGTGGCGGCTAACCAGACGGAAAAAGCAGCAAAAGCCTATCTGAATTATTTGTACAGTCCTGAGGCGCAGAAAATCATCACTCATTATTATTACCGCGTAAATAATCCTGAGCTGATGGCGCAGCAGAAAGATCGTTTCCCAACGGTCAATCTCTTTCGCGTGGAAGAGACTTTTGGCGGCTGGGATCGGGTTATGAAAACGCAGTTTGCCAGCGGTGGCGAGCTGGATAAGTTGTTAGCAGCGGGACGTAAGTAA
- a CDS encoding RpoE-regulated lipoprotein, with amino-acid sequence MKIVRPLAVAAALMLAGCASSGTAQETHSGATWWNPLTYSWSSLSPWHWFGSSTEITEQGVGELNGSTAMNEQAIGDGLNGDYQVRKGMRGENGGVVTFFQAMDGKQVKVEVTGEATVSRIDVTDDAIATSSGTKIGTPFSDLYSKAFGACQKGSGSDRNGVECQAPGSQHISYVFTGEWHGPEGLLPSDEALKKWTVSKIIWRK; translated from the coding sequence CCGTTAGCGGTAGCCGCCGCTTTAATGCTGGCTGGCTGCGCCAGTTCAGGTACTGCGCAGGAAACCCACAGCGGCGCCACCTGGTGGAATCCACTCACTTATTCCTGGTCCAGCCTGTCGCCCTGGCACTGGTTTGGTTCATCAACAGAGATAACCGAGCAGGGCGTAGGCGAATTGAATGGCAGCACGGCCATGAACGAGCAGGCGATCGGTGATGGGCTAAACGGCGACTATCAGGTGCGGAAAGGGATGCGCGGAGAAAACGGTGGCGTGGTGACGTTTTTCCAGGCGATGGATGGCAAACAGGTAAAGGTTGAAGTGACGGGCGAAGCCACCGTCAGCCGCATTGACGTCACCGACGATGCTATTGCCACTTCTTCCGGAACCAAAATCGGTACGCCATTCAGTGACCTCTACAGCAAAGCCTTCGGTGCCTGTCAGAAAGGTTCAGGAAGCGATCGTAATGGTGTGGAGTGTCAGGCACCGGGCAGTCAGCACATCAGCTACGTCTTTACCGGCGAGTGGCATGGCCCGGAAGGGCTGTTGCCGTCAGACGAAGCATTAAAAAAATGGACCGTCAGCAAGATTATCTGGCGTAAATAA